A stretch of the Bacillus anthracis str. Vollum genome encodes the following:
- a CDS encoding L-threonylcarbamoyladenylate synthase gives MHTNMWVVDNVVERKKYYPQLQEAAKLLRENEAIAFPTETVYGLGANAMNDEAIAKIFEAKGRPSDNPLIVHIGTKSQLDGIVKEIPPVAEKLMEHFWPGPLTIILPRKEGISEKVTAGLHTVGVRMPDHPVALALIEEANVPVAAPSANRSGRPSPTLASHVYEDLNEKIAGIVDGGATGVGVESTVIDCTSAVPTILRPGGITKEQLEAVIGTVSLDPALKDEKEKPKSPGMKYTHYAPKAPLSIVEGSREFIQRLVDEKKEEGFKVGVLTTEEYHHIYNADVVLSCGVRSDLASVATKLYDVLRTFDASEVDVIFSESFPNEGIGNAIMNRLTKAAGHHIITE, from the coding sequence ATGCATACAAATATGTGGGTTGTGGATAATGTTGTGGAAAGAAAAAAATATTATCCACAGTTACAAGAAGCAGCAAAATTATTAAGGGAAAATGAGGCGATTGCCTTCCCGACAGAAACGGTATATGGACTAGGTGCAAACGCGATGAATGATGAAGCGATTGCCAAAATTTTTGAAGCAAAAGGAAGACCGAGTGATAATCCACTTATTGTCCACATCGGGACAAAATCGCAGTTAGATGGGATTGTGAAGGAAATTCCACCAGTTGCAGAGAAGTTAATGGAGCATTTTTGGCCAGGGCCGTTAACAATTATTTTACCTAGAAAAGAAGGAATTTCAGAGAAGGTGACGGCAGGACTTCATACAGTTGGAGTGAGGATGCCTGATCATCCAGTAGCGCTTGCTCTTATTGAAGAGGCAAATGTACCTGTTGCAGCACCGAGTGCGAATCGTTCTGGTCGTCCAAGTCCGACGTTAGCATCTCATGTATATGAAGATTTAAATGAGAAGATCGCAGGTATTGTAGATGGTGGTGCAACAGGAGTAGGTGTGGAATCAACTGTAATTGATTGTACAAGTGCCGTTCCAACGATTTTACGCCCAGGTGGGATTACGAAAGAACAATTGGAAGCAGTGATTGGTACGGTTTCGTTAGATCCAGCTTTAAAGGATGAGAAAGAAAAACCGAAATCACCTGGAATGAAATATACACATTATGCACCGAAAGCTCCGCTCAGTATCGTTGAAGGATCACGTGAGTTTATTCAGCGCCTTGTGGATGAGAAGAAGGAAGAAGGATTCAAAGTAGGTGTATTAACGACAGAAGAGTATCACCATATATATAATGCGGATGTTGTATTATCATGTGGTGTTCGAAGTGATTTAGCTAGCGTTGCGACTAAATTATATGATGTACTTAGAACGTTTGATGCAAGTGAAGTGGATGTTATTTTTAGTGAATCGTTCCCGAATGAAGGAATAGGAAACGCGATTATGAATCGCTTAACAAAAGCGGCAGGACATCATATTATTACTGAATGA
- a CDS encoding flavin reductase family protein — MLSINPNEQTEKENYKLLTGSIIPRPVAFVTSVTKDGVLNGAPYSYFNIVAANPPLISVSVQRKAGERKDTSRNAIEKGEFVVHISDESYVAAINETAANLPSNESEIELAKLTPIESDVISVPGVKEANIRMECVLERAIPLGGTEDSPACDLLIGRVVRFHVAEHLYENGRIHAEGLKPVSRLAGHNYAKLGEQFELVRPL; from the coding sequence ATGTTATCCATTAATCCAAATGAACAAACAGAAAAAGAGAATTACAAATTACTTACAGGAAGTATTATTCCACGCCCTGTCGCATTCGTTACTTCTGTAACAAAAGACGGCGTATTAAATGGAGCACCATATAGTTATTTCAATATTGTCGCTGCTAATCCGCCACTTATCTCAGTTTCTGTACAACGAAAAGCTGGAGAAAGAAAAGACACTTCTCGAAACGCAATTGAAAAAGGGGAATTTGTCGTACATATCTCTGATGAATCATATGTAGCGGCAATTAACGAAACAGCAGCAAATCTCCCGTCAAACGAAAGTGAAATTGAACTAGCAAAATTAACACCAATTGAAAGTGATGTCATCTCCGTTCCAGGTGTAAAAGAAGCAAACATTCGAATGGAATGCGTACTAGAACGCGCAATCCCCCTTGGCGGAACAGAAGACTCACCAGCTTGCGATCTACTAATTGGACGCGTCGTTCGTTTCCACGTCGCAGAACACCTATACGAAAATGGCCGCATTCATGCAGAAGGACTAAAACCAGTAAGCCGCCTAGCAGGACATAACTACGCAAAACTAGGAGAACAATTTGAATTAGTGAGGCCACTCTAA
- a CDS encoding DUF3935 domain-containing protein encodes MTRLKQVFGVIISFFVFWFSMLGVQMFAEFLDIESLKFVAGKTEAARAFYSPYPFLIVFLITLLSLYFFVIKLGKPKKEKFPNLEEKKEELQ; translated from the coding sequence ATGACGAGATTGAAGCAAGTTTTTGGTGTTATTATTAGTTTTTTTGTTTTTTGGTTTAGTATGCTTGGTGTACAAATGTTTGCTGAGTTTTTAGATATTGAGTCATTGAAGTTTGTTGCGGGGAAAACGGAGGCGGCGCGTGCCTTTTATTCTCCATACCCGTTTTTAATTGTTTTTCTTATTACATTGCTTTCTCTATACTTCTTCGTAATTAAGCTTGGGAAACCGAAAAAAGAGAAATTCCCGAATTTAGAGGAAAAAAAGGAAGAATTACAATGA
- a CDS encoding DoxX family protein, whose translation MMDFGLLIIRLIIGITFMGHGAQKLFGWFGGYGLKGTGGWMESIGLRPGVFMAFMAGATELLGGFLFASGIFTAIGSLFIVGTMLMAIFTVHGKNGYWVTQNGYEYNLMLIAVAIGVALIGPGAYVLL comes from the coding sequence ATGATGGATTTCGGTCTTCTTATTATTCGTCTTATTATAGGTATTACATTCATGGGTCATGGTGCTCAAAAATTATTTGGTTGGTTCGGCGGTTATGGTTTAAAAGGAACAGGCGGCTGGATGGAATCAATCGGTTTACGCCCTGGTGTATTCATGGCATTTATGGCTGGTGCAACTGAATTATTAGGTGGTTTCTTATTCGCATCAGGTATTTTCACTGCAATTGGTTCATTATTTATCGTTGGAACAATGTTAATGGCAATCTTCACTGTTCATGGAAAAAATGGTTACTGGGTAACCCAAAACGGATATGAATACAACTTAATGTTAATCGCAGTTGCGATTGGTGTAGCTTTAATCGGGCCTGGCGCATACGTTTTACTATAA
- a CDS encoding manganese efflux pump MntP family protein — translation MTFEQLIPLIIMAFALGMDAFSVSLGMGMMALKIRQILYIGVTIGIFHIIMPFIGMVLGRFLSEQYGDIAHFAGAILLIGLGFYIVYSSILENEETRTAPIGISLFVFAFGVSIDSFSVGLSLGIYGAQTIITILLFGFVSMLLAWIGLLIGRHAKGMLGTYGEIVGGIILVGFGLYLLFPI, via the coding sequence ATGACGTTTGAACAGCTAATACCTTTAATAATTATGGCATTCGCCTTAGGGATGGATGCATTTTCGGTGAGTCTTGGTATGGGAATGATGGCCTTAAAGATAAGACAAATCCTGTATATCGGTGTGACGATAGGGATATTTCATATTATCATGCCATTTATTGGGATGGTATTAGGTCGTTTTTTATCAGAGCAGTATGGAGACATTGCACATTTTGCAGGTGCTATTTTATTAATAGGACTAGGATTTTATATTGTGTATTCCTCTATTTTAGAGAATGAAGAGACTAGAACAGCCCCTATTGGAATTAGTTTATTCGTATTTGCATTTGGTGTTAGTATAGATAGTTTTTCAGTAGGGCTTAGTCTTGGTATTTACGGGGCACAGACAATTATTACGATATTACTCTTTGGATTTGTTAGTATGTTATTAGCGTGGATTGGTTTACTCATTGGTAGGCATGCGAAAGGTATGCTCGGTACATATGGTGAGATAGTAGGTGGTATCATTTTGGTTGGATTTGGATTATATCTCCTTTTTCCTATATAA